The Choloepus didactylus isolate mChoDid1 chromosome 7, mChoDid1.pri, whole genome shotgun sequence genome segment CAAATTTAATGGGTTCTGATTAATCAtccttttctaaaataattaattttagcatttaaaatttttatcaatcCTAATGTGTTCCAAGATAACAATTCCTTGATGAATACAATCCGGTTGTGATTCAACATTCAGTAAGGAATAGTCCCACAACTACCACCaaaagaagacagagcagtaaCTGATGTTATAGATAAGAAAAGGGGCTCAGATAAGATGAAGTGGTATTTCAGATATCAGACAGAAAAGTAGCAGTAGCAAGTGATATAAATGAGCTGCAAATAGTTCTTCTGACTTTCAAAACACTATTTATACCACAATTCCTACATATTTGAAACTGATATATATAAGCCAAAGTATACTTTTGAGGATCCAAATTATTAGGCATAAATAATCATGTAGCTCATCCACAAAACTATGTACACATGTGCACATTCTTCTGCTTACACTTACACCCCAGACAGAGGCACACACACTCATATGCGTACTGAGAATCTTTATGGTTAAGAGTACACTTGAGATATTCTGTATGAGTCAAATCCTAATTCAGCTGGGTCAAATGTAATATTTATTGAAGCTTATCTCTCAGTTTCCCATTTCTAAAAGGAAGTAATAACAATATTTTCTTCATGGGGTTGGTAAGAGATTGAAGCAAAATATTTCCCATAGGCACTTGAAACAGTGATGAAGTTTTCAACAAGTATCATACATAGCAAGGCCTGGATACAGgtgtacacacatgtgcacatggaATGTCACAATAGATTTGCCCTCTATTTTACATAGTAATCCCCAGTCATTCCTCATATTGATCATCTTCATCTCCATTTCAtccttttctactcatctgctaTAACAGTGAGAAGCAAAGCAAAAAAATCCATCCATCAACACATACATACCCACACAAAAATTGCCACCTGAATATTATGCCCTTGGGAAAAATGATTGTAGATAAATGTATTACTAATTTGTAATCCATTAAGTTTTGCAAAATTTCAAAGAACTTAAGGATAGAAAGCAAGCATACTAATTCAGAACACACTTAAATATGAAATCAAAACTCTTCATGTCTACATGGGGTGTTCCACTTGTAAAAATTGCTTACAAATCTAAATGCCAATTAGAATGGGTTTATACTTATATCAAAGCACTGGTACAAGTTTTCTTTGGATTGCATTAATTTTAGTATTTATATTTCCCATGATTCTAAACAATTAGGTTAAGGCTCAAGCAAAGGAAACAAAGacaatgtcttatttattttgttgcataaAAGATTTTCTTAAATATCTCTACTCCTCAGTAAGAGTTCATGCAGTTCCATAGAAAGCTCTGGATTTGCAGGGATTGTCATCCCATTTGtcagtaaaatataaaacatatgtcAAAATATTAGTTTGTACTGTACTTGCTCAaaatcttttcctctttccacGCACCCTTTGCCTTGCAATAATCAAATACTACCATcatcataatataaaatattgttaGCTGAGGTGCAGTGTCTATTTCAGCTGAGGTCTCAGGATCAAGAAGAAACAGGACTTCAGAAGCTCATCCAGATTCCACCTGAAGATGACAGGACACTCAGGCAGGATTTCTAAAGGAAGTGGATTCACATCAGCTTTCATGATCATATCAGAAATATTTGATCCTATCAGAGAGATTAGGATATGCTATAGTaagaaaagatgcaaaaatctccATGGCttaaaacaagtatttatttcatAATCATTATACATCTATTAAGTTCATCTCAGGGCTCTGCCAGGTCTCCTCTCTCAGGATCACAGCCTTATAGAGTTGCTACCATCCCTAAATGGTGCTACACGTTGTAGCAGTGGGAAAGACACAGCTTTGGAGATTTTTGCTCTGGCAATTGAATACTCTAGCTTGAAATGAACACAGGTCACTTTTGTTCACACCTCATCGACCAAAGGTAGTCATAGGCTCCACCCAGGTTTAGAGGGTGTGTGGAGTTAgaggaggggaggtggttacatGCTCCATGGGGAACTATGTATGCTCTACCTAGAACATAGAGCTGATGTTCCATAATCAGCCATTATCCATATTCAGACTGAGGAATAGGAGAGGTGAGCTATGAAAATGAAGGGAGTTTTTCCTTGGCACAGATTTTGTTCTGAGTTTTTCCTCTTCACCTCAAGTCAAGTAAAGCTTATTCAGAGGGATTGGTAGGTGTTGCTCTAGGGGTAGGTGTTGCACGAATGTGAGCTGTAGAGTAAGACTTGTTGAACTTCTCCCTTCACCATATGCAGAGTTTTCCACTGAGTTTCAGAAACTGCATTTATGAAGCTACACACATAGAGGAACATGCACAGGTGGAGAAATAAAGATGCTTAGAACACTCATATCACCTCTGCAGGGTCTCCATTTGCAAAGGCTCATATTGAGGGAGCACAGAATCTTTAACCATAAATGAAGAGTTACATGGAGTGTATATTTGTATTATTGTTATGAGAATATTTTATTACTAGAAACGGGCATTTTTACCATCTGAAAATATCCAGACCAGAAAAATAATCAGACATTATAAACCTGTAACACAAGGAAATGTAATGTGGGAAAAGAGTCACTCGATGGTATTGGCAGCATAGATAAAAGAAGAAAGccattgttgttttcttttaataccaCCCCATGGGCAGTGTCATTGTTACCTCATGCATAGACGAATGTGCACTGAGCTTTCTAGGTGCAAGTCACTCTGCCATGTGTATCTCACATCTTGTCTCACTTACTCCTCCCCACCCTGTGCAGTTATTACTCATATTCCACCCACTCTATATTTGGAAACTATCTTCCAGATGGGAAATAGTTTGTCCTGGGATTTAGAACCTAGTTTGGTCTTACTCTAGAGTCCAGGGCcttaaaaaatacaagaaactCTCCTAGACCTCCTGAGTTATTCCAAAGTCattaggaaaatagaaaaatcccTTCATAATTTGGTCCTTATTTGCTCTTCCAGGCTATATCCTGTTGTTCCATATTATAATCTCTTAACTCTAAAGCAATACTTGGATTTTCTTTAAGATTGCCTTGTTTCATGCATTAATTAAATACCTCATGAAAAATGACATTTTGCTGCAAAGTAGGAAAAGGCTATAATTAGCTCATCAGGGGACACTGAGGAAGAGATGAGATTTAAGCAGGACATTAAGAAGTAGATATGGTATAAAGTACATGAggttaataaaatggaaaaaaatctgaaactgCTGAGGATCTAATTACTGAAACATAGAATGATTGAGGACATGTGAAATGTGAGAGTTCAATTAGATCATGTTGATGGAGAAACTGTAAATTTAAACTTTATTCTCTAAGCATTGAGAACCATTTACTATTAGAATGACATGTCATATTTGAAAGCTGATAATTGTGGAATAATCAGTTTACCTGAACAAAAAgcatgatataaagaaaacagtttggaaCTTTAAAATTAGGCCAGAGTTAACAAACTTTAGGGACCTCAGCAACTAAGATGTAAACTACATGATACCTTGAGCAATCTGTGAAGTCTGTCGTCAAGCAGAGATCATGATACATGGTGGAGGCTATTCATGGTCATTCAGCTAAACTCAGCTTTTCAAAACAAAGGTGCCCATAAACCCATTTGTGCCCAAGGGCCACAAGTTTACAAAGTGTATTAGCAGTAAGATATATCTGAATTAGGGCAGTGATCATTGCGGAGATGAAGAGAATGGGTGGGGATGCTATAGATATaacatttatattcatataaagGTAAGGTAGACATAAATATATAGAGGGCCCACATTGAGAGCTGATGCTGAGGCCCACATTCACAAGTTTTATGAAAGATAGTAGATACTGGggtatttttaaaggtttttggaAGGAACTTAGAAGTGATTAAAGCTGTAATAGGGAAATCATCAAATGGGTAAAGTCTATTGAGTTATAGTGAGACTTGGAACCATTTAAATGCATTGAAGTAGAACAATTATTGGGTGGTTGCTGTTCATATATAACAGGATTTGGACTAAACTCTACCTGGATTAGCAGAGTTAATAGTCACAGAAGTCAAATCAATTAGGAACACTAGATACCGCtcttttacaggtgaagaaattgTGACTTGACATAGCACACTCCAGTTCCTAAGTATTGACCTAGATAATCATCTAGCTCTTAACAGAATTGTGTTTTGTCCTCATGCACTCTGATGCTAGGAGTCTCCAGCCAGAACCAGTGCTGTAGAGCAAAGATTACAAGGTCAAAATTGACCCTTGTGAAAACTGGTGATGATTCAAAGTAGTGTGAAGTTGAGAAGAGGATTGTGGCTGGTGTCAGTGTTTCcaggagaataaaaaagaacagaaacaaataCACACCAACAAAGTATAATTTGAGAATGAAAGTGTGAAGAATTTGGAGATTTCAAGACCCATGctgttttttcttaaattattttaataattgtggaGGTTTAGTCAGCATTTACCCAGTGCCAGCGTTGTTTTTTAAGCAATATGCATGAATTAGTTTATAAAATCTTCACTGCAAATTTTGAATTTCTTGAGCATACTGGCTACTTAAAAGCAGAGGCCTAAACATAAATAGACAGTAGAATAGCAAAatttcaaacccaggcagtctggctccagaatgcACGTTATCTACCACAAATGCcctaaggaaagaaaacagagtgACAAGTAGGATTCAATACAATGTTTTTCCAAGCAGGCCATGGGGTCATCCAAAACTAGATAAGATGAATATTTagtgatataaatatttttaataaatatatagggATATAATTTTTCCTTCATACCTTTTCCAGTAGATTCATATTCTGATTAACTACTACAACCCAAACCTACACATATTTTCAAGTTTTGTTCTATATTTTTCCTGAAAGAACCAGGATAATGTGTACAAACTGTTTTAAGTAATATTACACCATGGatctttttcaaaagaaatgctGCAGTGATTTCCTCACACTAATACATTTTCCATACTCTGTTCAATACTCAAGCACTGTTTTAAATTCTGTACCATACATGTAGGCATAAGAGagcatgtgaaaatatctgttatacaaaaacacacactcacaaagGAGGTTCCTTGAGCTATACAAGTTGAATCTGaatgtgtttctttttcataTCATTTTAGCCTTATTGTACGTACATACAGAGAGGTAAGTGACACACATGTCATATACTTGAGAGTAGTTATTTAACATTATGTCTCTTAAATAAATTTCCAGAACTGAAAGTCACTGGTTCATGACTTTTCCTTAGGAATTTGGCTCTCTCCTCAGCAATCTCTTCAGGACTCCTTTCACATCCTTGTTCCTCAGGGTGTATATGAGGGGATTGAGGGTGGGAGTCACAACTGTGTAAAAGAGTGTGAGGAACTTGCCCTGGCTATGGCCATAGGATCGCTTTGGCTGGATGTAGATGGCTGAGCTGGTCCCAAAGAAGAGGGACACCACCAAGAGATGGGAGCCACAGGTCCCCAGGGCCTTGCGCCAAGCTTGGACTGACTTGATTTTTATCACTGcttgaacaatgagaccataggaGACAAGTATCAAGGTCATAGGAAGAAGGAGCAGCACTAATGTGGCCACAAAGAGCTGGACTTCATTTGCATGGATGTCGACACATGCCAGATTTATCATGGCAGGCACCTCACAGAAGAAATGGTGGAGATGATGGTGCCCACATCGGGGAAGCTGAAGGGTGATGGTGCTCTGGATGAGAGTGTTCCCTATGCCACAGAGCCATGCTATTCCTGCTAAGGCCTTGCAGAATGATGTGTGCATGATAGAAGTGTAGCTGAGAGGTCTGCACACAGCCACATAGCGGTCAAATGCCATGATAGTAAGGAGCACACATTCAGAGGAGCCCAATGAGAGGGACACATAGAGTTGAATGGCACAACCAGTGGATGAGATGGTCTTGGCTGGTCCCTTCAGGTTCCACAATAGCTGGGGGACAATGCTGGTAGTGAAGCAAAGGTCAAGAAAGGAGAGGTGAGTGAGGAAGAAATACATAGGTGTGTGGAGTTTAGAGTCCAGACAGGAGACCAGGATGATGGCTGAGTTGCCAACAAGGGTTAGAATATAAGATGTCAAAACTACCACAAAAAGGACTGACTCCAATTGTGGCTCATCAGAAAATCCAAGCAAAACAAAATCTTCCCCAGACGTCAAATTGATTTTGTCCATCCACCTGTTatagtaaaacagaaaaatgggcatTGGAAACTCAactgaggaaaatattttgatttactTATTTGAAGTATAATTGAAgtaatatttgacatttgatGTAAACTTCTAGatgaggtttttttttgggggggtctttgaagagaaggaaaaataagtaattacttttataaaatgttcttaaacaaaGGCATTCTTCTGTATCAATATTTTTGTCTCAATAAACAGTTAACCAAACATCTTTTTTCATGGGACCATTCTCTATTCCCCATTTCCTGATTAATGTTATTGAAAATAATCTACTTAAAGTACAAGAGAAAACATTTCAGTTTAGTGAGAGGGACAAGAGGTCATGAATACTAAGACTATGAAATACTAAATAGATCATGAGTGACCATTTTCCTTTattacagaaattagaatacagaaatATGGAGAGAAATGAGTACTGGGTCAGGAAAATAATTGGAATATATTTTGTGTCTTCTCTGTCTCATAGACAAAGTAGGTTGTGTTTCTTACAACTAATTATCTGATCAGGGGCTGATAGTGGTCAATTATGGGCCAGTTTTAACATAGAGGGAAGCTAAATGGTATTATAGTATTCTTTAACAACTGGTTTATTATTATTCACATGCCAATTTTATATGTCTTAAAGCTGGTATAGGGAAGATATTTCTGGAACATTGACATAAGAATATACAGACTAACTCAGACAAGCACACATTTCCCAAGATAGATAACAATAAATTGCATTTGATGAAAATAAGGTAAAATCTCACCTACAAACACTCAGTAGTTAAAGACAAGGCACTGCATTTGGAAAagtcttgaaaagaaaaatatgtcttGATGAgctcattttatgtttttctgcACAATAAAAAACCAGATTATATATTCCACCATACctctttatttactcttttgtATGATATTATCACCTGTGTCTCAAATTTATCTCCTGCTAAAATAGTATCTGACTGAATCACTTGTTATAAGGAATACTGAATAAAGgattaatttctcattttattcaggTATGTTTATATTTCATAGGTCAAATTGTACCTTAAATAGaataaggttttaaaatttttaaatctggaGCTACAAGTTCACATTCTTTCAGATAAAAGTTCTCAGAAAACTTCAAAATCATCTTATATAGATTCCCACATGCTGCCTATTTCTAATGCTGCTTAGTATAAAATGCTAACTTATCCCAGATTGATATGttttagttttaatatttaaaagtcatatttcaatttatttaaatacttCTGAGATCAAAACAGGAGCACAAGAAGGCATTTCTGTCACCTCCAGAGAATAACAGTTTTcatacattaaaaatgtaaaatgcatcTTCAATTTGAACTTTTTTCAGAATGGAATGTCTCCCTAAGTATAAGTTATATATTacccaaccttttttttttttttttttttttttttttttgtggtcagAAATCTAGTAATTACCAATTTTCTAATTTGCTATCAAATTTCAAAGTCACTTAATCTactatgatgttagctttggAAGCAGCTTGAGAAataacctttttaaattttcagattttataaaggaaaatagCATTAatgtaagaacagataaggtCCTTACTTATGccagaatcagaaataaaattaagacaaTGTAATTAATCATCCCATATCTTTCCAttgaaatattctatattatttttaaaacttttggatTATGAGGAATCATTCAAGAGGGACTTCCAGTACAGCCATTCCTTGGTTTATATTTTGTCCTGTTTATGTGGAACAGGAGTTTGGAgtttgaagtgtgtgtgtgtataaaattttaACCCAGCCAAGATTTAAAGAACAATTTTTCCCTACTTGACATCTCACAAAACTTGAAATATGAACAAAGTCTATCAAGTGCtgtttggaaaaggaaaaaaaaatccctagaggAATATCGTTTTCCTTTTGACAAAAAGATCAAgaattttcttttcccccatgCATTTTTGTGATTCTTCTTGTTCTATGAACAATAATGATTCCTATTGAGACCGATTCATGAAGATCAGACCTCAGAAAGAAATCCTAAAAGGAGATTTGTAGGAGAGACAAAGTGAGCCATAGAAGTAAGACGCTGAATCAGTCATTGTTGATCAGTGTAACTGGGGGCAAACAGACAGGTGACTCAATCCTCTAAATCGCCCCCTTGTCCCTTTTACCTTTCCCAATGTGTAGAGAAGATAACCAGTGACGTGACTTTAGCATATTAGAGTTTCTCTCCTGAAGCCAATGTCACTGCCCAATAAACAAGAGTGAGGCTCAAGTAAGTATTTCTTTAGCAATATTCCCTGGAGGGAAACACATCTGGAAACATGAGAGGTACATAGGACACAGATTCTCTCAAGGCCTTGGGGATCTGAATCTCTAATTTGCTAACTAACATGGAGTTGTAGTGTCCAGAACAGGGTTTTCTCATGAAAAAGCAAGAACAAAGGTATTTCTCAACTGGACATTTGCTGTATCTCCAGTCAGACAATCACATAGACCAACTCTCGCACCCATACCCAAGGCCCTCAAGTATCTATGTTCTGTACTCACTTCTTcaggtggagaaaagaaaaaagcacaatGTGTTGGCTATTAGAAGTTAGCTATATATTTGAGTGAAAGAAACTGGTTTCTATTTTAGAAGAACGTATTTTTAAGATGCACAAACATTTTTCTATATCAATAAACATTAACCATAAGACCAGTGATAGAACAGTGCTTTATTATGAGCATGCACAAAATTATTTGAATCAATTCCAAATTATTAGTAATTACTTTTGCTTGTAATTTGACTAAATTCAAAACTGTAATGATTAATAGTTTTATAATTAGAAATATGCACACATTACTATATATTTGTTTCTGGACTACGTTATGAGCCTCAGATATATCATTTGTTATATTTAAAGGAGTTGGAAAATAAGTCATCTATTTCTCAATCCTTGTATAAGATTTTCCCACCAATTACAATTTGGTGATGATATTTGTTTCATAATCTGCTAGGTGAAAAATTACACATCACCctggatttaatttgctttatAAAAACTTTTAATTCCATGCTTATGCAAGTATTCATCCATGTTTGCCCCCCCATTTCCCTACTAAGATTTATATTTTGAAGTGAATTCTTTGCATATTTATTCTTCTCAGGTGTATTTCAGTTAAATTGATCAGTCAGAGATCTATCATTAGCATTACTGTTAGTGAATTATTAGTTACCCTATTGAAAAATTTATCATTTCCGCACTGATTTCCAATGCCAGATTTATGACATTTGACCACTTCAGACACATGTATTTGTATTTCAAAGTTTATATTTCTTTCAGTGACATGCATCTAGTAATTGCATTACTACTCTGCTTTTATTactgttgcttttttttgttttaatttcatatgACTATTACTTTACAAAACTCCTGCAGGCCCATTTTTCTGAATTGTTACCCAATTATTGTTTTAAGATTGCATTTGATAGTGGTGATAGTTTTATCTTTCAACTTCACTAGGCTATAGAATCAAGTCATTAATTCAAACACTAATATAGGTGTTGCTTGAAGGTATTTTGTAAATGTGGTTAGCATCTACATTAAGTTGGTTCCAGGAGAAGACCCTCAGTAATGTGGGTGGCCATTATTCAATCAATGGAAAGATATAGGAGCAAAATTGaggattcccagagaagaaattcTTTCTCAAGAAGGTGGCATCAAATCTTACCTGCCTACAGATTTTTCACTTGATAgctcccacaattgcatgagccaatttctttaaataaataaatctcacatatgtgtgtgtgtctgtgtgtgtatgaaatatattctctctctctttccctttcctaaATCTCCTATTGGGTGTTTTTCTGGAAAGTCCTGTTGAtacaacagaaaatacaaaaaaaaatgatactaGGTTTTATTTTTAGCTAAACATTATTGCCTTATTGGATAACTTCCCCTACTGCTCCCTACTTTCTCAAAAAATGTTGCTAAAAATCAGTAACgtattttgaattttaatcaATGTTATTTGCTGAATGTTTCATTCCTCTTTTCATCATTTGGGATTTTGATCTGTCGTAACATCTtgaattctgaaataaatttcaTGTGACAGTGGTGCATTGTTTCAGACTATATTTCACATAAAATACTACCATTATGATTTTGTGTTAATATATTTAGGATATATTAGACTAGATTCATGTTTTTCAACTATTTTTTAGCTTCCACATCAGTGTAATTAATTCTGGTAATAGtgagattttccattttttccacttaGAAAATCTAATAGAAAATATGAAGCAGATAcaatggtgttccagtttgctaatgctgccattttgcaaaataacagaaatggataggcttttataaagggggtttatttgcttacaaagttatagtcttaagaccataaagtgttcaaggtaaggcatcaacaatagggtaccttcactggagaaaggccattggcatctggaaaacctctgttagctgggaaggcacgtggctggtgtctgtttgctcccaggttgtgtttcaaaatggcgttctccaaagtgttgctcttggggcattttttcctctcttagcttctctggagcaaattctgggctagcataagtctgttttcaatggccgtcttcaaaatatctctttcaactgctctccaaaatgtcactcgcagctgctctttgctccttctgttcatcagctcttttatatggctccagtgacttaattctgacccaccctgaatgggtgggtaacacctccatagaaattatccattcaaatgtcttgcccacagttgcccacagttgagtcacaatcaataggttccaacctaatcaacactaatacgtctgcccccacaaaattgcatcaaagaacatggcattttgggggacataatatatccatactGGCACAAATGGTAATCAATAATTCAAAGTATCTGGGAAGTGGGATAATAACAAcagtttaaaattcaaaaaagtGCTTTGGATTGCTGCTCTCATCATATAATCATAGACTTTTCAATGTATGGGTAATTCAAGTTTTGTCAAAATGAGTATTCTCTTCAAAATATTCAATATTGGCACTTCTTATTGAATAACAAGGTATGTCTTTCCATTACttaaaccatctttaaaaagctcttatgtaaagaaaaattatgagGCATGGTATAAATGTAGTTAAAATGCCCCAAGTTTCTGGTCACCTCAATGATCATCAACTCTTCCTCAGTGAAACCATTAAAAATGtagtttccagaaaaaaatatgttagtAAGTACAATTTGttggaaatgtaattttaaaaaaccaaaaatattataGAATTAGGTTTAAATCTGTTTCtgagataaaataagaaaaatataaaatatgataaaaagggaatttttttaagaaaatccaCTATACGGATGACAGAAAATGTGAGAACAGCTTCACCCTCAGCATCTTCATCTTCCTTGATCTAGGTGAATTTGGTTAATAATTATGCTGAATGGTTTACGTGCTTCATCTCAACTAATCCCACTTCAAACCTCTGAAGAAGTTAttttctccactttacagatgaggaaacagaggcttaggCAGGTAGTTGTCTGTTTTTTCAAAAGGAGTAAGGGCCTATTCCAGATTTGGCCTTAAGATGTTCAGGTTTAGAAGCCTGAGTTCATTAGCGTCCCCTGTAGGAGGGGTGCAGGCTGACCTGAGACGGAGTAGATGTAGCATTATGGTGATGGTCAAGGAtgatcattttaataaaatattaattttaatctttataatGGGTATGAATTTTACCTCCTTGTTTTAATGAGCTCATGTCAATAAAATTTACATGACAGAATTCTGGTTTTCAAAATCAGTACACCAAATGTGAAATGGACTGTGTAATATGTCATTTTTGAAatcagagaggaaagaaaaaaaaaagagagggggagaaagatgaaaaattatttgttattCTGAATGGGAAAAAACTACTTATATCGGTAGCATGCAATTACGTTTATGCTCAAATTTGTCCTCTCCTTTAGTTTCCAAATTCTATACACTGAATGTTGGTTACTTTTGCATAGAGATAAAGATAATAATCTGGGAAAGGGCaatgatttttctttacttttctgtgtGATTAGTATGACTATGATCTAGTAGTATGATAAAATTTAGATTTCAAAAAGTTTTATTGGGGATTAGAGAAAATGTCTGTCTCCATGCTactcattttctctttcaaattatgaaatatttaaatatgcagAATTAGTGAAACCCCAAATAACAATAAAGGTTAGAATTGCTTTGGattaaatctcttttaaaaaaaaaaaaaaaaaagcctcagatACAGTGAAATTCctcattgttttatttcccaATCCCATGCTCTCCTATCATCCTCAAATCAACCACTATCCTAAAGCTGATGTGTTCTCTTCCCAACCATTTTTATGATTTCATCACAGAGGACTATGTTCACAGTTATATACAGTAATGCTTTATAAGTTATTGAAGTTCCCTTATTCAGTATGCTTTGAAACTTTTTTCTCAGTCATGGTTTTGGGCTTTATCCATGTCCATACATATGCAATTAggtgggttttttaaaaaatttttatctgtTATATGACATTCTTTTTTCAAGACAtggtttaaaaatttattcatgtTTTGGGTATATTTCTACTGTTATTTTGAAAATGGTaatatttaggctgtttccaatGTTATTTTCTATCATAACCTGCAAGattgtgcttttttttgtttgtttgttttattttgtgcatATGTGCATGGCTTTCTCACAAAGAAATATAATAGAATTTGGGAATAtgagttttgaacattttcaaattttctgaatTCTGCCAAATTGCTGTCC includes the following:
- the LOC119540079 gene encoding olfactory receptor 2G6-like, with the translated sequence MDKINLTSGEDFVLLGFSDEPQLESVLFVVVLTSYILTLVGNSAIILVSCLDSKLHTPMYFFLTHLSFLDLCFTTSIVPQLLWNLKGPAKTISSTGCAIQLYVSLSLGSSECVLLTIMAFDRYVAVCRPLSYTSIMHTSFCKALAGIAWLCGIGNTLIQSTITLQLPRCGHHHLHHFFCEVPAMINLACVDIHANEVQLFVATLVLLLLPMTLILVSYGLIVQAVIKIKSVQAWRKALGTCGSHLLVVSLFFGTSSAIYIQPKRSYGHSQGKFLTLFYTVVTPTLNPLIYTLRNKDVKGVLKRLLRREPNS